The Deinococcus aestuarii genomic interval TCGTCAGGTCGAGCTCGCTCGGAACTGGTTCTTACGGTGCAGGCTTCTGTGCCTTGGATAGCGTTCAGTCTTCGAGCAGAGCGCCCGAACCGGCCAGATCTGCGGAACGGCCTTCAGTGGCCTAAAAAAAAATCTGGCTTGCTGGTTCGGGCTGGCCTGACTTCCCATTCTGATCAGGAAGGGCGTCCCGGCCTAAGACGTAAATAAAAACATCGATGTGGCGCCGGGCATCGTCCAGATCGGCGTACTCTTGCAGGTCAACCTCCTCGGTCTTCAGGGTCTTGTAGAAGCTCTCCATCTTCGCGTTGTCGTAGGGAGTTCCT includes:
- a CDS encoding integrase core domain-containing protein, with protein sequence GTPYDNAKMESFYKTLKTEEVDLQEYADLDDARRHIDVFIYVLGRDALPDQNGKSGQPEPASQIFF